GCGGCGGCTGGGGCCCGTGTGACGCTGATTGATATTTCGGAAGAGCAGCTGGCACGTGATGCCACCATCGCTCATCGCTGGCACCTTGATCTGGCCATGCATCGCTGCTCAGCCGACGATCTTGATTTTTTGCAGGACGCCAGCTTCGATTGCATTGTTCTGCCGCTCGCCAACTGTTTTTTTGAAAGGCTGGAACCCGTCTGGAAACATTGCGCGCGACTTCTTGTTCCCGGCGGCCGCCTGCTTTATGCGTTCATCAATCCTCTGGCCTGGAGCTTTGATTTTGTGAAAGCTCAGGCCGGCATCTTTGAGCTGAAATATCCGGTGCCCTATTCTGACCAAAAAAGTCTCGATAGCGAGGATTTCAAACGCTTCGTCTACCCCGAGGTTCCG
The Oligoflexus sp. genome window above contains:
- a CDS encoding class I SAM-dependent methyltransferase — protein: MLNIQEHNRKAWNTQARFGIQWSESVSDGEMDAARQGDIRLHLSPTQPVPKSWLGELDGRRVLALAAGGGRQAPLLAAAGARVTLIDISEEQLARDATIAHRWHLDLAMHRCSADDLDFLQDASFDCIVLPLANCFFERLEPVWKHCARLLVPGGRLLYAFINPLAWSFDFVKAQAGIFELKYPVPYSDQKSLDSEDFKRFVYPEVPMEFGHSLSDQMGALMREGFMLADMFEDHWQPLEALDNFFPPLINALAIRRA